The following proteins are co-located in the Actinomycetota bacterium genome:
- a CDS encoding thiamine pyrophosphate-dependent dehydrogenase E1 component subunit alpha, producing MATRVKDKKAAAEKWRVGLSDDQLKDILHKLKLCRYFDERMEALYRQGRLPGAIYSGRGQEGTHVGVVYPLRDDDSLFPTHRDLSAQLTKGLELRRVMAQFWGRIDGYTRGRDGNSHIGDWQGNRTWTVMSHLPIAYPVACGAALAYKRRGEPRVAMAICGDGATSNGRWHEALNVSGIYELPVVWVVNNNLYAYSAPNPLEFPVPTIAERAGAYRMPGVRVDGANVLDVYQAASEAVDRARDGGGPTLIESVSLRWRGHAGHDPAKYVPKELLEDYMQNKDPVKRFEELLRSNGVVDDTTVKELDERIQREFEDGYEFAQNSPLPEPGDVTKGLWVEDGYWTSEPGRGGGTPT from the coding sequence ATGGCGACCCGCGTCAAGGACAAGAAGGCCGCCGCGGAAAAGTGGCGCGTCGGTCTCTCCGACGACCAGCTGAAGGACATCCTGCACAAGCTCAAGCTGTGCAGGTACTTCGACGAGCGGATGGAGGCGCTGTACCGGCAGGGCCGGCTGCCCGGCGCCATCTACTCCGGCCGCGGTCAGGAGGGCACGCACGTCGGCGTGGTCTATCCGCTGCGCGACGATGACTCTCTGTTTCCAACGCATCGCGATCTGTCGGCGCAACTCACGAAGGGACTCGAGCTCCGCCGCGTCATGGCGCAGTTCTGGGGCCGGATCGACGGCTACACGCGCGGACGGGACGGGAACAGTCACATCGGCGATTGGCAGGGCAACCGAACGTGGACCGTGATGTCGCATCTGCCGATCGCATATCCAGTCGCATGCGGCGCCGCCCTCGCGTACAAGCGGCGCGGCGAGCCGCGCGTTGCGATGGCGATCTGCGGCGACGGGGCAACGTCGAACGGACGCTGGCACGAGGCGCTGAATGTGTCGGGGATCTACGAGCTCCCCGTCGTGTGGGTCGTGAACAACAACCTGTACGCGTACTCGGCGCCGAACCCGCTCGAGTTCCCGGTGCCGACGATCGCCGAGCGCGCCGGGGCGTACCGGATGCCGGGCGTTCGCGTTGACGGCGCGAACGTCCTGGACGTGTACCAGGCGGCAAGCGAGGCGGTCGATCGCGCCCGAGACGGTGGCGGCCCCACGCTGATCGAGAGCGTGTCGCTGCGCTGGCGCGGTCACGCCGGTCACGACCCGGCCAAGTACGTTCCCAAGGAACTCCTCGAGGACTACATGCAGAACAAGGACCCCGTGAAGCGGTTCGAGGAGTTGCTCCGCTCGAACGGCGTCGTCGACGACACGACCGTCAAGGAGCTCGACGAGCGTATCCAGCGGGAATTCGAAGACGGCTACGAGTTCGCCCAGAACTCGCCGTTACCGGAACCGGGCGACGTGACCAAGGGCCTGTGGGTCGAGGACGGCTACTGGACCTCCGAGCCCGGCCGCGGCGGAGGGACGCCGACCTGA
- the lpdA gene encoding dihydrolipoyl dehydrogenase, protein MADAYDVVVIGAGTGGYSCALRLALLGKRVALVERDQRLGGTCLLRGCIPTKALLQSASVMDTVNRSIEWGISASGQPDWSKIQAFQAKMVDKLVSGLTGLVKARKIDVVNGTASLRSGPSVEVDGRTLQATDVVLATGSTPRLLPGLQRSDRVITSDEALTYGTIPGSVVIIGAGAIGLEFASFYRSMGAEVTLVEALPRIAPLEDEDASKEIARAFRKRGISTYAGASVEDVTEHDGGVDVTFTTGDSKKETTKADVCLVAVGRGPITEGLGLEEAGVEVDRGFVKVDDQLQTTASRVWAIGDVAATPLQLAHVSFTEGYAVAERIGGETIPAIEYTGIPRVTYCSPEIASVGLTEAQAVERGHDVEVERLNLQGIGKANIVGEGGMVKVVAEKAGGPVLGVHMVGPHVTDLISEGMLIVNWEAVPAEVAALIHPHPTLSEGVGEAFLALAGKPLHGT, encoded by the coding sequence ATGGCCGACGCCTACGACGTCGTGGTGATCGGGGCCGGGACGGGTGGATACTCCTGCGCCCTCCGATTGGCTTTGCTGGGCAAGCGTGTCGCGCTTGTCGAACGCGACCAACGCCTCGGCGGCACGTGTCTGCTACGCGGATGCATTCCCACCAAGGCGCTGCTGCAGTCTGCGTCCGTCATGGACACCGTCAACCGGTCGATCGAGTGGGGCATCAGCGCCAGTGGCCAACCCGACTGGTCGAAGATCCAGGCGTTCCAAGCGAAGATGGTGGACAAGCTCGTGTCGGGCCTCACCGGCCTGGTGAAAGCGAGGAAGATCGACGTCGTCAACGGGACCGCCTCGCTCAGATCCGGACCATCGGTCGAGGTCGATGGCCGGACGCTCCAAGCGACCGACGTGGTCCTCGCGACGGGCTCGACCCCGCGGCTCCTGCCGGGGCTGCAGCGCTCGGATCGGGTCATCACGTCCGATGAGGCGCTCACCTACGGCACCATCCCCGGCTCGGTGGTGATCATCGGGGCCGGCGCGATCGGTCTCGAGTTCGCGAGCTTCTACCGGTCGATGGGCGCCGAGGTCACGCTGGTCGAGGCATTGCCGCGGATCGCGCCGCTCGAGGACGAGGACGCCTCCAAGGAGATCGCCCGCGCGTTTCGCAAACGCGGGATCTCGACCTACGCCGGCGCATCCGTCGAGGACGTAACCGAACACGACGGCGGCGTCGACGTCACGTTCACGACAGGCGATAGCAAGAAGGAGACCACCAAGGCGGACGTGTGCCTCGTGGCGGTCGGACGCGGACCGATCACCGAAGGCCTCGGCCTGGAGGAAGCGGGCGTCGAGGTCGACCGGGGGTTCGTCAAGGTCGACGATCAGCTGCAGACGACCGCGAGCCGCGTGTGGGCGATCGGCGACGTCGCCGCGACGCCGCTGCAGCTCGCGCACGTGTCGTTCACCGAGGGGTACGCCGTGGCCGAGCGGATCGGCGGGGAGACGATTCCGGCGATCGAGTACACCGGCATCCCACGCGTCACGTACTGCTCCCCGGAGATCGCCTCCGTCGGGCTGACCGAGGCGCAGGCGGTCGAGCGAGGCCACGACGTGGAGGTCGAGAGGTTGAATCTCCAGGGCATCGGGAAGGCGAACATCGTCGGCGAGGGCGGAATGGTGAAGGTCGTCGCCGAGAAGGCCGGCGGTCCCGTGCTCGGCGTTCACATGGTGGGACCGCACGTCACGGACCTCATCTCCGAGGGCATGCTGATCGTGAACTGGGAAGCGGTTCCCGCCGAAGTGGCCGCGCTGATCCATCCGCATCCGACGCTGTCCGAGGGCGTCGGCGAGGCCTTCCTCGCGCTCGCCGGCAAGCCGCTGCACGGGACCTGA
- the gcvT gene encoding glycine cleavage system aminomethyltransferase GcvT translates to MTGAELRHSPLEDVHRRLGAKLGAFGGWLMPIEYAGTLSEHRAVRERAGLFDLSHLGKVDVVGPSSLPTIQRLFTNDVRRVDVGASQYHQMLNERGGVEEDLFVYRLGEERWFVVPNAANKDGVVDALRGTAADEAAVIDHEDWGFLAVQGPRSQEIVTALWQDGVELPFRGCRIVHHGDAEVVLARTGYTGERGYELFASASVVAELWDALTMAGAGVQMEPCGLGARDVLRLEMGYPLYGQDLVPDRTPLEAGFGWAVSFDKGQFIGRDALIEQRSGPLPSRLRGLVTRDRRSIPRAHQRVFAADDEIGEVTSGTFSPLLGVGIALAYLSPGDAFEPDAEVEIDIRGRRASARVVATPFVERSPR, encoded by the coding sequence ATGACCGGCGCCGAGCTTCGCCACAGCCCGCTTGAGGACGTCCACCGGCGACTTGGCGCGAAGCTCGGCGCGTTCGGTGGCTGGTTGATGCCGATCGAGTACGCGGGGACGCTCTCGGAGCACCGGGCCGTTCGGGAGCGGGCCGGCCTGTTCGACCTGAGTCACCTGGGCAAGGTGGACGTGGTCGGTCCCTCGTCGCTCCCGACGATCCAACGGCTGTTCACGAACGATGTTCGCAGGGTCGACGTTGGCGCGTCTCAGTACCACCAGATGTTGAACGAACGCGGAGGTGTCGAGGAAGACCTGTTCGTGTACCGCCTCGGCGAGGAGCGGTGGTTCGTCGTCCCCAATGCTGCGAACAAGGACGGGGTCGTCGACGCGCTTCGCGGTACCGCCGCCGATGAAGCCGCGGTCATCGACCACGAAGACTGGGGGTTCCTCGCCGTGCAGGGCCCGCGTTCACAGGAGATCGTCACCGCGCTGTGGCAGGACGGCGTCGAGCTTCCGTTCCGGGGGTGCCGGATCGTCCACCACGGTGACGCAGAGGTGGTGCTCGCCCGAACCGGCTACACCGGCGAGCGCGGCTACGAGCTGTTCGCCTCCGCCTCCGTCGTCGCCGAGCTGTGGGATGCGCTCACGATGGCGGGCGCCGGTGTGCAGATGGAACCGTGCGGGCTCGGGGCGCGAGACGTGCTTCGGCTGGAGATGGGCTACCCGCTGTACGGGCAGGACCTCGTTCCCGATCGCACACCCCTGGAAGCGGGCTTCGGGTGGGCGGTGTCGTTCGACAAGGGGCAGTTCATCGGTCGTGACGCGCTGATCGAACAGCGCAGCGGGCCGTTGCCCAGCCGGCTCCGAGGTCTGGTGACACGGGACCGCCGGAGCATTCCCCGTGCGCACCAGCGAGTGTTCGCTGCTGATGATGAGATCGGCGAGGTGACGAGCGGAACCTTCTCGCCGCTCCTCGGCGTGGGGATCGCGCTCGCGTACCTGTCTCCCGGCGATGCGTTCGAGCCCGACGCGGAGGTGGAGATCGACATCCGGGGACGGCGGGCATCGGCGCGTGTGGTCGCGACGCCGTTCGTCGAACGATCGCCGCGCTAG
- a CDS encoding adenosylcobinamide-GDP ribazoletransferase, with product MRSGGRSVFAAVTFLTAIPIGRGAAIAPRHLVNGALLFPLVGAGVGALVAGAAWGATLAFPPMVAGVIGVASGVLVTGALHLDGLADVADGVGAALSGGDPAEAMRDPRLGAFGGTALALDLVLKISVVAALAEDGTFPTEVVAAGAVARVAAIALAAAFPYVGPRHTWTRAVGWRACAGASLVAVAIGVLAVGTAFPPMVIVAAGGTAIVGRWAAVRLGGTTGDVFGAAVELSETLALATALALA from the coding sequence GTGCGTAGCGGCGGCCGATCGGTCTTCGCGGCGGTGACGTTCCTGACGGCCATACCGATTGGGCGCGGGGCGGCGATCGCCCCGCGCCACCTCGTGAATGGAGCGCTGCTGTTCCCCCTCGTCGGGGCGGGGGTCGGGGCCCTCGTCGCGGGGGCAGCGTGGGGAGCGACACTCGCGTTCCCGCCGATGGTGGCCGGAGTCATCGGCGTAGCTAGTGGCGTTCTGGTGACCGGAGCGCTGCACCTGGACGGGCTCGCCGACGTGGCCGACGGGGTCGGCGCGGCGCTGTCCGGAGGCGACCCAGCGGAGGCGATGCGGGATCCGCGGCTGGGCGCTTTCGGCGGGACCGCGTTGGCCCTCGACCTGGTGCTCAAGATCTCGGTCGTTGCCGCGCTGGCGGAGGACGGAACGTTCCCGACCGAGGTCGTCGCGGCCGGCGCCGTGGCTCGCGTCGCGGCGATCGCGCTGGCAGCGGCGTTCCCCTACGTCGGACCTCGTCACACGTGGACGCGCGCCGTCGGGTGGCGCGCGTGTGCCGGAGCGTCCCTCGTGGCGGTGGCGATCGGCGTCCTCGCCGTGGGGACGGCCTTCCCGCCGATGGTCATCGTGGCGGCCGGGGGGACCGCGATCGTCGGCAGGTGGGCGGCGGTTCGCCTCGGCGGCACGACGGGTGACGTGTTCGGGGCCGCCGTCGAGCTCTCCGAGACACTGGCTCTGGCCACCGCGCTTGCCCTGGCCTGA
- the cobT gene encoding nicotinate-nucleotide--dimethylbenzimidazole phosphoribosyltransferase, whose protein sequence is MREKVADDTAHARTTINETIARIRPPSDDVRRTVEALLDEKTKPRGSLGRLEELVSRIAAIRGAVPPRHPRAALVVAAADHGVAAEGVSAYPQSVTAEMLANFDAGGAAACVLARDVGARLVVVDVGVIDPPVTHDIRCDIVDGVRGSSDMTIRPAMHPSTLAGLMARGIELADELAGDGIEIVALGDMGIANTTTAGVICAALLPADAAAVCGPGTGVDDEGVRRKVDVVRRSLTANGLDDDRSKRDPLETLASVGGLEIAYLVGVILGAAACRVPVVLDGFVTGAAALGAARLAPPVVDSMIAATRSPEPGHNLVLDDLGLDPLLDLGLRLGEGSGAALALHLVNASTALLSDMATFDTAGVSRA, encoded by the coding sequence GTGAGGGAGAAGGTCGCGGACGACACCGCGCACGCTCGCACGACCATCAACGAGACCATCGCCCGGATTCGCCCTCCCAGCGATGACGTTCGGCGAACCGTCGAGGCGCTCCTCGACGAGAAGACCAAGCCGCGCGGGAGCCTCGGCCGACTCGAGGAGCTGGTGTCCCGGATCGCGGCGATCCGAGGCGCCGTGCCACCTCGTCACCCGCGTGCGGCCCTCGTCGTCGCCGCGGCGGATCACGGCGTCGCCGCCGAGGGCGTCAGCGCGTATCCGCAATCCGTGACCGCGGAGATGCTCGCGAACTTCGACGCGGGCGGGGCCGCGGCCTGCGTTCTCGCTCGAGACGTGGGCGCCCGCTTGGTCGTCGTCGACGTCGGCGTGATCGATCCTCCCGTGACGCATGACATCCGGTGTGACATCGTCGACGGCGTCCGCGGGTCGAGCGACATGACGATCCGTCCCGCGATGCATCCGTCGACGCTCGCCGGCCTCATGGCGCGCGGGATCGAGCTCGCGGACGAGCTCGCCGGCGACGGGATCGAGATCGTCGCCCTCGGCGACATGGGCATCGCCAACACCACGACGGCCGGTGTGATCTGTGCCGCGTTGCTGCCCGCCGACGCCGCCGCTGTATGCGGCCCGGGGACCGGCGTCGACGACGAAGGCGTTCGGCGGAAGGTCGACGTCGTCCGGCGGTCACTCACGGCGAACGGCCTGGACGACGACCGGTCGAAACGCGACCCGCTGGAGACCCTCGCCTCGGTCGGAGGACTCGAGATCGCCTACCTCGTCGGTGTGATCCTCGGTGCTGCAGCGTGCCGCGTGCCGGTGGTCCTCGACGGGTTCGTGACAGGAGCGGCGGCGCTCGGGGCTGCGCGGCTCGCGCCGCCCGTCGTCGACTCTATGATCGCAGCGACGCGGTCACCCGAGCCCGGGCACAACCTGGTGCTCGACGATCTCGGTCTCGATCCGCTTCTCGATCTGGGCCTTCGGCTCGGCGAAGGGTCGGGTGCCGCGCTTGCCCTGCACCTCGTGAACGCGTCGACCGCGCTGTTGAGCGACATGGCGACGTTCGATACGGCCGGAGTGAGCCGTGCGTAG
- the cobU gene encoding bifunctional adenosylcobinamide kinase/adenosylcobinamide-phosphate guanylyltransferase, with translation MALTFVLGGARSGKSALAVRLATTFGSPIVVVVVTAEARDDEMTERIRRHQEARPSEWQTVEAPVELAGAIDSLGDDVAVVLDCLTLWVSNALEARLGDTAIVAEAEDVARTLATRSEHAVVVSNEVGLGIVPTNALARRYRDVLGEVNAVFARVADRSYLMVAGRAVALAPPETA, from the coding sequence ATGGCACTCACGTTCGTGCTCGGTGGCGCTCGGAGCGGGAAGTCGGCCCTCGCGGTGCGGCTCGCGACGACGTTTGGATCCCCCATCGTCGTCGTCGTCGTCACCGCTGAGGCGCGTGACGATGAGATGACCGAGCGGATCAGGCGTCACCAGGAGGCGCGCCCATCTGAGTGGCAGACCGTCGAGGCGCCCGTGGAGCTCGCCGGCGCGATCGATTCGCTCGGGGACGACGTGGCGGTCGTGCTGGACTGTCTCACGCTCTGGGTGTCGAACGCTCTTGAAGCTCGGCTCGGCGACACTGCGATCGTCGCCGAGGCGGAGGACGTCGCCCGCACGCTCGCTACGAGATCCGAACACGCCGTCGTGGTGAGCAACGAGGTGGGCCTGGGGATCGTGCCGACGAACGCGCTGGCCCGTCGCTACCGCGACGTGCTCGGCGAGGTGAACGCGGTGTTCGCGCGCGTTGCCGATCGCTCGTACCTGATGGTTGCCGGGCGCGCAGTGGCGCTGGCACCGCCGGAGACGGCGTGA
- the cobO gene encoding cob(I)yrinic acid a,c-diamide adenosyltransferase, translating to MASRVLVHTGDGKGKTSAAMGIAMRAVARGWRVCVVQFVKDDRWRTGEEASGRRLGFDWWSIGDGFTWDSTDMECTEAIAREAWRSGSRMIRGGEHELVVLDEVTYPINWGWIDESDVVETIRNRPQHVNVVATGRDAPDRLREVADTVTEMVNVKHAFDSGIGAVRGIEF from the coding sequence GTGGCCTCGCGCGTCCTCGTGCACACCGGCGACGGGAAGGGAAAGACGTCGGCGGCTATGGGGATCGCCATGCGCGCGGTGGCCCGGGGGTGGCGCGTGTGCGTCGTTCAGTTCGTGAAGGACGATCGGTGGCGAACCGGCGAAGAGGCCTCGGGACGGCGCCTCGGCTTCGACTGGTGGTCGATCGGCGACGGCTTCACGTGGGACTCGACCGACATGGAATGCACGGAAGCGATCGCGCGCGAGGCGTGGCGTTCGGGGAGCCGGATGATCCGCGGCGGCGAGCACGAGTTGGTCGTGCTCGACGAGGTGACGTACCCGATCAACTGGGGATGGATCGACGAGAGCGACGTCGTCGAGACGATCCGGAACCGCCCACAGCACGTCAACGTCGTGGCGACGGGACGCGACGCGCCCGACCGCCTTCGAGAGGTCGCCGACACCGTCACGGAGATGGTCAACGTGAAACACGCGTTCGACTCCGGAATCGGTGCGGTGCGAGGGATCGAGTTCTGA
- a CDS encoding ABC transporter ATP-binding protein — protein sequence MTAGVGSALRLRELAVRLGGREVLRDVSLDVPMGSWTCVVGPNGAGKTTLLHACAGLVDRDGSVELFGRRIEEHRRRERARSVALVPQNPVIPEAMTVRRYVLLGRTPHVGPLGAEGRADVAATDSALERLDLAWAADRRLDTLSGGELQRAVLARALAQEAPLLLLDEPTTGLDLGHQVRVLELVDELRRQERLTVVSAMHDLTLAGRFSDRFVLLSGGRVVATGTRNEVLDAAVISEHFGASVQVIDEGDLGWAIVPSSRGSDHR from the coding sequence GTGACGGCGGGCGTCGGGAGTGCCCTCCGTCTGCGCGAGCTCGCCGTCCGCCTCGGGGGCCGCGAGGTCCTTCGCGACGTCTCGCTCGACGTCCCCATGGGCTCGTGGACCTGCGTCGTCGGACCGAACGGCGCAGGAAAGACCACGCTCCTGCACGCGTGCGCCGGACTCGTCGACCGGGATGGCTCGGTCGAGCTGTTCGGACGGCGGATCGAGGAGCATCGGCGCCGTGAGCGGGCGCGTTCGGTGGCCCTCGTTCCACAGAACCCCGTTATCCCGGAGGCGATGACGGTCCGCCGGTACGTGCTGCTGGGGCGGACGCCTCACGTCGGTCCGCTCGGCGCCGAGGGCCGCGCCGACGTCGCGGCGACGGATTCGGCACTCGAGCGCCTCGATCTCGCGTGGGCGGCCGATCGCCGTCTGGACACGCTTTCGGGCGGCGAGCTACAACGCGCGGTCCTGGCGCGCGCCCTCGCGCAGGAAGCGCCGCTGTTGCTCCTCGACGAGCCCACCACCGGCCTCGACCTCGGGCACCAGGTACGCGTGCTGGAGCTCGTCGACGAGCTTCGACGACAGGAACGCCTCACCGTGGTGTCGGCGATGCACGACCTCACGCTCGCCGGGCGGTTCTCCGACCGGTTCGTCCTGTTGTCGGGGGGCCGCGTCGTCGCGACGGGTACGCGGAACGAGGTCCTGGACGCCGCCGTCATCTCGGAGCACTTCGGGGCGAGCGTTCAGGTCATCGATGAGGGCGACCTCGGGTGGGCAATCGTCCCGTCATCGCGCGGGAGCGACCACCGATGA
- a CDS encoding iron ABC transporter permease — MRRASSAAIGASVLVASIVVGILVGPAHISPSAVLRWAVSFGGATSVSDQDAAILANLRLPRVVVAALVGASLSASGAAYQAVFRNPLADPYLLGAAAGAGLGATISVAFGPSDAFAVTVPLAAFAGAIGGVGLAYSLGRSALGGRSATSLVLGGIAVASFLTAVQTFIQQQRSETLRQVYSWILGRLGTAGWDDVRIALPSVLLAVATLWTVRRLLDVIEVGDLEAESLGLNVGRLRTIVVVAASLATAAAVSVAGLIGFVGIIVPHTVRLLSGTSYRHVLPLSVLFGASFVILVDVLARTVVAPAEIPIGVITAFVGAPFFLFALRRNAGRLT, encoded by the coding sequence ATGAGAAGAGCGTCGTCCGCGGCGATCGGGGCGTCCGTGCTGGTTGCCTCGATCGTGGTGGGGATCCTCGTGGGCCCGGCTCACATCTCGCCGAGCGCCGTTCTGCGGTGGGCCGTGTCGTTCGGCGGTGCGACGTCGGTTTCCGATCAGGACGCAGCCATCCTGGCCAACCTGCGGCTGCCTCGCGTCGTCGTCGCGGCGCTGGTCGGCGCCTCGCTCTCGGCATCGGGCGCCGCCTACCAGGCCGTGTTCCGCAACCCGTTGGCCGACCCGTACCTTCTTGGCGCCGCCGCCGGGGCCGGCCTCGGAGCGACGATCTCCGTCGCGTTCGGGCCGTCGGATGCGTTCGCCGTGACCGTGCCGCTCGCCGCGTTCGCCGGGGCGATCGGCGGGGTCGGACTCGCCTATTCGCTCGGCCGTTCGGCGCTGGGCGGTCGTTCGGCCACCAGCCTGGTGCTCGGCGGGATCGCGGTCGCGTCCTTCCTCACGGCGGTGCAGACGTTCATCCAGCAGCAGCGGTCCGAGACGCTGCGGCAGGTGTACAGCTGGATCCTCGGACGGCTCGGCACGGCCGGATGGGACGACGTTCGGATCGCGCTGCCCTCCGTGCTCCTGGCGGTCGCGACGCTGTGGACGGTGCGCCGGCTGCTCGATGTCATCGAGGTGGGCGACCTCGAGGCCGAGAGCCTCGGCTTGAACGTCGGCCGGCTCCGGACGATCGTCGTCGTCGCCGCGTCGCTGGCTACGGCCGCCGCGGTTTCCGTCGCCGGGCTGATCGGCTTCGTCGGCATCATCGTGCCGCACACGGTTCGGCTGCTCTCAGGGACCTCGTATCGCCATGTGTTGCCGCTCTCGGTCCTGTTCGGAGCATCGTTCGTGATCCTCGTCGACGTCCTTGCGCGGACCGTCGTGGCGCCGGCCGAGATACCGATCGGCGTGATCACGGCGTTCGTCGGGGCGCCGTTCTTCCTGTTCGCACTTCGACGGAACGCGGGGAGGCTGACGTGA
- a CDS encoding ABC transporter substrate-binding protein codes for MGRRLVLLVVSVAVVAAACASDGEADVESTRPSAGAAFPVTVTTANGDVTIDERPERIISLSPTATEMLFAIGADDQVIAVDDQSNFPAGAPTTELSGFEPNVEAIASYEPDLVVYSTEPGDLGSTLEGLGITTMLQPAATKLDDAYEQIEQLGRATGNAEAATSVVDDMRTEVDSIVSSVEMPQPPLTFYHELDDTYYSVTSHTFIGQLYGLVGLENIADAAAGGGGYPQLSAEYVIRADPDLIFLADTKCCGQSPATVAERPGWSSITAVRRRDVVPLDDDVASRWGPRIVEYLRTIADAVSDVEAEAA; via the coding sequence ATGGGACGACGTCTTGTTCTGTTGGTTGTCTCGGTCGCGGTGGTGGCGGCCGCGTGCGCGTCGGACGGTGAAGCCGATGTCGAATCGACGAGGCCGTCCGCCGGGGCCGCGTTCCCGGTCACGGTGACGACGGCAAACGGCGACGTCACGATCGACGAACGCCCCGAGCGGATCATCTCGCTGTCGCCGACGGCCACCGAGATGCTGTTCGCTATCGGCGCGGACGATCAGGTGATCGCCGTCGACGACCAGTCCAACTTCCCGGCCGGCGCTCCGACGACGGAGCTGTCCGGGTTCGAGCCCAACGTCGAGGCCATCGCGTCCTACGAGCCCGACCTCGTCGTGTACTCGACGGAGCCCGGCGACCTTGGGTCGACCCTCGAGGGCCTAGGGATCACCACGATGTTGCAACCGGCCGCCACGAAGCTCGATGACGCGTACGAGCAGATCGAACAGCTGGGGCGGGCGACTGGCAACGCCGAAGCGGCGACGTCCGTCGTCGACGACATGCGCACCGAGGTCGACTCGATCGTTTCGTCGGTCGAGATGCCGCAGCCGCCGCTCACCTTCTATCACGAGCTCGACGACACGTATTACTCGGTAACCTCGCACACGTTCATCGGTCAGCTCTACGGCCTGGTCGGCTTGGAGAACATCGCGGACGCCGCCGCCGGCGGCGGCGGCTATCCGCAGCTCTCCGCCGAGTACGTGATCCGCGCAGATCCGGATCTGATCTTCCTCGCCGATACGAAGTGCTGCGGGCAGTCGCCGGCAACCGTCGCCGAACGACCGGGATGGAGCAGCATCACCGCCGTTCGAAGGAGGGACGTCGTCCCGCTCGACGACGACGTCGCATCGCGGTGGGGTCCTCGTATCGTCGAGTACCTACGGACGATCGCCGACGCCGTCTCCGACGTAGAGGCGGAGGCGGCATGA